From Salinicola endophyticus:
AGCGCACCCACACCGGCACCAGCGGTGTCTCCGCGGGAGAAGCGACCTCGGGCAGCCGGGTGCGGGCGATCCGCGGCATATGGGCGAGGAAATAGTCCCCGGCGCGGCGCGCCAGCCTGGGGTCGTCGGCGAGCATGGCATCCAGCAGGCGCGCGAACTCCACCGGCAGGCCCAGCGCGGTGGCCGGAATGGTGGCACGGCCGAAGCGGCTCGACTGCGCCGAGGCCAGGGCGTAGAGGGTCGCCGCAGCGCCCTGCTCGTCGAAGCGCGGCGACGACAGCGCGCCGTTGAGCTGGGCCTCGCCGATATAGTAGACGTCGCCCATGCGTGCATTGGTGTGCTGCAGGTCGTCGGACATCAGCGCCATCACATGGCGCGACAGGAACTGGCCCTCGGCATCGAGCTGGGCGAAGACCGAGGAGCCCCAGTCGATCAACGCGATGTGCCCGCTCTGCGGGTCGAACATCAGGTTGGAGGGCTTGATGTCACCGTGGACCACGATGCGCCCCTGCTCGGCATCGCGCCGCAGCGCGCGCAGGATGTCGGCGAGCTGGGCGGCAATGGCGATGATCAGCCGCGCCGGCAGGCGCCCGTGGCGCAGCGAGTACTCCTCCAGATTGACCCCGGGGGCACGCTGCATCACCAGCATCGCCTGATGGCGCAGGGTGCGATAGGCGATCAGCCGCGGCACCCGTGGATGCTCGACCTGCTCGAGCATGAACGCCTCCTCCTCGAGGCGCTCGTGGAACGCCTGGGGCAGATTCTGGCGGGTGAACTTGAACACGTGGCTGGCGCCACCCGCCTCGACGCCGGCGAAGACGAAGCCGTAGGCGCCCTTGCCGATCAGCTCGACGTCGCGATAGCCGATCTGGGTCAGCTGGCGGCAGCAGCGGGCGATCCAGGCGCGCAGCTGGCGCGCCTGGCTCTGGCTGAGCAGGTAGACCGACTGCTCCTCGGGGATATAGAACTGCTGCAGTCCCGTCGGCTCGGAGGTCATGGGATCGACTCAGCGCAGCTCGGCGAGCATGCTCTCCGGCGCTTCGAGGTAGCCCTTCCAGCGGTTGCAGAAGCGCGCCATGGTGCCGCCATCGAGCACGCGGTGGTCGCCGGACCAGGTCACGGTCATGATCGAGCGCGCCACCACCCGCCCCTCGGCATCGAAGCGCGGCAGCCGCTGCACCCGGCCGAGGGCGACGATCGCCACTTCCGGCGCGTTGATGATCGGCATGGCGTAGGTGCCGCCGAGCGCGCCGATGTTGGAGATGCTGATGGTGCCGCCCTTGAGATCCGCCGGCGCCACCCGGCCATCCCGCGCGGCGCGGGTCAGGCGCTCGACCTCGGCCGCCACCTGGCGCAGGCTCAGCGTCTCCACATGCTTGACGTTGGGCACCAGCAGGCCGCTCTGGCTATCCACCGCCATGCCGATATGGCACCCGGGCTGATAGTGGATCGCCTCGGCGTCAGCATCGAAGCGGCAGTTGAGTAGCGGGAACTCGCTCACCGCCAGCGCCAGCGCCTTCATCAGCAGCGGCATCAGGGTAAGCCGCTCGTCGCGCTCGGCGAAACTGGCCTTGAGCCGCTCGCGCAGGGCCAGCAGCTCGGTGACATCGAACTCGTCGCCGTAGGCGAAGTGGGGAATGCTCGCCGCGGCCTCGCTCATGCGCCGCGCCATCACCGCGCGGATGCCCTTGAGCGGCTCGATCCGATCCGCCGCCGCCGTCTCGCCAGCGGTGGTGGTCGGGCTCTGGCTCCGGGCCTGGGTCTGATTCTGGGCGCCGCGCTCGGCCGTAGGCTGTGCTGTCTCGGCGGCACTGTCACGGCGCTGCTGGAACGCCAGCACGTCCTCCTTGAGCACGCGGCCATCCTTGCCGCTGCCGGGGATCTCATCGAGCGTCAGCCCCAGCTCGCGCACCCGCCGGCGCACCGCCGGGCTGGCGGGGATACGCCGCCGCCCAGTCGGCGATGCCGCGGGCGCCGAGGTTCCACGTGAAACACTCGCCAACGGGGTCGACTGCGGGGCGTCGGCTGCCGCGCCAGGGGCCGTGTCGGTTGTCGTGCCGGAAGCGGTGGACGTTTCGCTCGTCGCGGGGTGATAGGTAAACAGCGGCGTATGCACCCGGGCGCTCTCGCCGACCTGACAGTGGTGCTGTGCCAGGCGCCCCGCCTCCGGCGCGGTGATCTCCATCACCGCCTTGTCGGTACTCACCTCGACCACCGGCTGGTCCTCGGCGATCTCCTCGCCTTCCGCGACCCGCCACGCCACCACCTCGCACTCGACGATGCCCTCGCCGAGATCGGGCAGCAGGAACGGCTTGGCCGCGGCGGTCGCCGGCTCGTCCTGCGGCGTCGGTTCGTCCTGTGGCGTCTGTTCGTCCTGCGGCGCCGGCGGCTGCGGAATTTCCGTCTCGGGGGTGGCCGCCTCGGGCGCGGGCGCGCGGGCTGCCGGGCCGGCGGCGGCGCTATCGGTGTCAGTCGACACGACATAGGCGAACAGCGGCGCGTGCACGCGGGCGGTCTCCCCCTCGCCGCAGTAGAGCCGGGTCACCCGCCCGGCGTCGGGCGCGGTGATCTCCATCACCGCCTTGTCGGTGCTCACTTCGACCACCGGCTGATCCTCGGCGATGCTGTCGCCCTCGGCGACCAGCCACTTGACCACTTCGCACTCGACGATGCCTTCACCGAGATCGGGTAGCAGGAAATCGCTCATCGTCGCCCCCTCAAAAGTCCATCGTCTGCTGGATCGCTTCGAACACCTTCAGGGGCCCGGGCATGTACTCCTTCTCCAGGGTCAGCGGAAACGGCGTATCGAGCCCGGTGACCCGCGCGATCGGCGACTCCAGGTAGAGGAAGCAGCGGCTCTGGATGGTGGCCGCGATCTCGGCGGCGAAACCGCCGGTCAGCGGCGCCTCGTGGCTCACCACCAGCCGCCCGGTCTTCAGCACCGAGCTGGCCACGGTCTCCACGTCCCACGGCACGATGGTGCGCAGGTCGATGATTTCACACGAGATACCCGCCTCCTCGGCCATCTCCGCCGCCTGCTCGACCACCTCGACCTGGGCGCCCCAGGCGAGCAGGGTGATATCTTCGCCGGCCTTGATCACCTCGGCCTGGCGCAGCGGCAGCTGGTAGTCCTCGTCCGGCACCTCGCCCACGGCGGCGCGGTAGAGGCGCTTGGGCTCGAAGAAGATGACCGGGTCCGGCGAGCGGATCGCGGCCAGCAGCAGCCCCTTGGCCTGATGCGGATTGCGCGGCACGACCACGGTCAGCCCCGGGGTGTGGGCGAAATAGGCCTCCGGCGACTGCGAGTGGTAGTGGCCGCCAGCGATACCGCCGCCGTAGGGAGCGCGGATGGTGAGCCCGCCGACATCGAACAGGCTGCCGGAGCGGTAGCGGAACTTGGCGCTCTCGTTGACGATCTGGTCGAACGCCGGAAAGATGTAGTCGGCGAACTGGATCTCGGCCACCGGCACCGAACCCTGGGCCGCCAGCCCGTTGGCGAAGCCGACGATGCCCTGCTCCACCAGCGGGGTGTTGAAGCAGCGCTCGCGGCCGTACTTCTCCTGTAGATGGCTGGTGGCGCGGAACACACCACCGAACACGCCCACGTCCTCACCGAAGCAGAGTACCCGCGGGTCCGCCGCCATGGCGGTATCCAGCGCGTTATTGATCGCCTGGAGCAGATTCATGCGGCTCATGGGCGCGCCTCCCCGGCATGGGCCGAAGTGTCATCCCGCAGTGCATCATCGGCCTGGTCGGCATCGAGCCAGGGTGCGCTGCGCGGGTAGGCCTCCGGGTGGCGCCGCACATGCGCCACCAATTCATCGAACTGCTCACGCAGCGCCGGCGGCACCTCGGCGTAGACGTCGGTGACCAGCGTCTCCAGCGCCGGCGGGCGGCGCTTCTCGGCGCGCTTCATGGTGTCGAGCACCTCGCGACGCAGCGACTCCACCAGCTCGCGCTCTTCGTCTTCCTCCCACCAGCCGCGATCGAGCAGCCAGCGCTGCAGGCGGCGCAGCGGGTCCTTCTTGCGCCACGCCTCCTCCTCCTTCTTGCTGCGGTAGCCGGAGGGGTCGTCGGAGGAGGAGTGCGCCGCCAGGCGGTAGGTCATCGCCTCGATCAGCACCGGCTCGTTCTCCTCCACCGCCAGCCGCCGGGCCTCGCGGGTCGCCTCGTAGACCGCCAGGGCATCGTTGCCATCGACCCGGATCGACTGCATGCGATAGCCGAACGCGCGCGCGGCGACGCCGTCGCCGGCGAACTGCTCGGTGACCGGGGTGGAGATGGCGTAGCCGTTGTTACGGCACAGGAAGATCACCGGCACCTTGTGCACCGAGGCCATGTTGAGCGCGGCGTGGAAATCCCCCTCCGAGGCCGCCCCCTCGCCGAAGATCGCCAGCGTGCAGTGGCCCTGGCCAGCCAGCTTCTGACCGTAGGCGTAGCCGGTGGCCTGGGGAATCTGGGTCGCCAGCGGCGACGAGATGGTGAGGTAGTAAAGCTCACGCGAGCCGTAGTGGATCGGCATCTGGCGGCCGTGGGCGGGGTCCCCCTGGTTGCCGAACAGCTGATCCATGAAGTCCTCGGTGGTGAAGCCGCGGTAGGCCAGCGCCCCCTGTTCGCGGTACTGCGCCATGATCATGTCGGCATCGTCGAGTGCCGCGGTGGCGCCGACCACCGCGGCCTCCTCGCCGGTGCACTGCATGTAGAAGCTGAGCCGCCCCTGGCGCTGGGCCGCCATCATGCGCTCGTCGAGCACCCGGGTGTAGAGCATGGCGCGGTAGAGGCGCCGCGCCGTGTCGCGTTCCAGGCTCGACTGGCCCGCACCGGCGTAGAGGGTGCCATCGGGCTTGAGCAGCGTGAATACGGGGATCTGGATATCGTCGCCATTGGCGAAGACGGGCTTGTGGACCGGCTTCGCCGTGGATCGGGTCGTCTTCATCTGACGCTTCCTGAAATCGAGATGGCCGAGAGGGCGATGCGCTTTGTGAGCGACTTTCGACATATGACCTTGACGTTAATGTCAACTCGCCGCCATCCGACCTTGGTCTTTCAGCACTAGGTCCTATTGTCCTGCGCGACGCAGCGTCGCTAGAACAGTGCGACGCGCCCGATCTACCCGGTCAGGCACGTGCGTCCTCTCATCATGAGGCTATTTCCAGACGGGCTATTCCCGGACGGGCTGCTCCAGACGGATGCGTTCCAGACGGGATTTTCCAAGACGAGGAGTGTCGACTGCTCATGGACTTCGAACTCGACGCCGACCAGCAGGCCTATCGGGAGGCGGCACGTCAGTTCGCCCAGCGCGAAATGGCACCCAACGCCGCCGAATGGGACGCCAACAGCGTCTTTCCGGTGGATGTCCTGCGTCAGGCCGGAGACCTCGGCTTCTGCGGCCTGTACACCCCGGAAGCCGCCGGCGGGCTGGGGCTGAGCCGCCTCGATGCGACCCTGATCATCGAGGAGCTGGCCCAGGGCTGCACCTCCACCACCGCCTTTCTGACCATCCACAACATGGTCAACTGGATTCTCGCCAGCTATGCCACTGAGGCCGTGCGCGAGGCCTGGCTGCCGTCGATGCTCACCGGTGAGAAGCTCGGCTCCTACTGCCTCACCGAACCCAACGCCGGCTCCGATGCCGCCTCGCTGCGCACCCGGGCGCGCCGCGACGGCGACGCCTACGTGATCGACGGCAACAAGATGTTCATCTCCGGCGCCGGGGATACCCAGCTGCTGGTGGTGATGGCCCGCACCGGTGCCCCCGATAGCGGCGCCGGCGGCATCTCCGCCTTCGCCGTGCCGGCGGACACCCCGGGCATCGACTACGGCAAGAAAGAGACCAAGATGGGCTGGAACAGCCAGCCTACCCGGGCGATCAGCTTCGACGGCGTGCGCGTGCCGGCGGACCATCGCCTCGGCGACGAGGGCGAAGGCTTCCGTATCGCCATGCGCGCCCTCGACGGCGGGCGTATCAATATCGCCACCTGTTCGGTGGGCACCGCCCAGGCTGCGCTCACCACCGCCCACCGCTACCTGAACGAGCGCGAACAGTTCGGCCGGGCGCTGGCCAGCTTCCAGGCGCTGCAGTTCAAGCTCGCCGACATGGCCACCCAGCTCGTCGCCGCGCGCCAGATGGTGCGCCTGGCGGCGAGCAAGCTCGACCGCGGCGACCCCGACGCCACGCTCTACTGCGCCATGGCCAAGCGCTTCGCCACCGACCAGGGCTTCGCCATCTGCAACGAGGCCCTGCAGCTCCATGGCGGCTACGGCTACCTGCGCGACTACCCGCTGGAGCGTCACGTGCGCGACTGCCGGGTGCACCAGATTCTCGAAGGCACCAACGAGATCATGCGCCTGGTGATCGCCCGCCGCCTGCTCGACAAGGACGACCTGGAGACCCTGATATGACCGACCACGCCGCCGACGGCCTGCGCCTGGAACGCCGTGGCGCTATCGCCGTGCTGACCATCGACAACCCACCCGCCAACACCTGGCACGAAGGCTCGCTGACGGCGCTCGCCGAGCATCTCGACGCGCTGGCCGCCGAGCCCCAGCCGCCGGCGCTGGTGATCACCGGCGCCGGCGACAAGTTCTTCTCCGCCGGGGCCGACCTCAAGCGCTTCTCCGAAGGCAAGGCCACCGCGCTGGAGATGGCGACCCGCTTCGGCCGCGCTTTCGAGACCCTGAGCGCCTACCCCGGGGTCACCATCGCCGCGATCAACGGCTACGCCATGGGCGGCGGGCTGGAGTGCGCGCTGGCCTGTGACATCCGGATCGCCGAGCGCCAGGCGAAGCTGGCGCTGCCCGAAGCCAAGGTGGGGCTGCTGCCCTGCGCCGGCGGCACCCAGCACCTGCCGTGGCTGGTCGGCGAAGGCTGGGCCAAGCGCATCATCCTGTGCGGCGAGCGTATCGATGCCGAGCGCGCGCTGAGCATCGGTCTGGTCGAGGAGCTGGTCGACGCCGGCCAGGCGCTGCCCACCGCGCTGGCCCTGGCCGAGCAGAGCGGCGGCCAGAGCCCGGACGCGCTGATACGCTGCAAGCGCCTGATCATGAATGCCCGCGACCACGGCATGCCCCACGGCTACCGCATGGAGCGCGAGCTGTTCATGGAACTGTTCGACACCGCCGCCCCGGGGGAAGGCATCGGCGCCTTCCTCGACAAGCGCCCGCCGCGCTGGCGCGAGGCCCCGACTTCGGGCGCTGCCGACGACACCGGCGAAGGAGATCAGGCATGAGCGCGCCGGTGCAATTCGACACCCTGGCCACCGCCGACGGCCACCGTCTCGGGCGCATCGTCCTTGATGCCCCCAAGAGTCTCAATGCGCTGTCGCTGGAGATGATCGAGGCCATCCAGGCGCAGATCGACGCCTGGGCCGCGGACCCCGAGATAGTCGCGCTGTGGCTGGAGGGCGCCGGCGACAAGGCGTTCTGCGCCGGCGGCGACGTGGTCGCGCTCTATCACGCCATCGCCGAGGGCCGCACCGGCCGCGATCCCGAGGCCGCGGATGGCGCCGTGGCGCGCTACTTCACCCACGAGTATCGCCTCGACCACGCCCTCCATACCTATCCCAAGCCGATCGTCGCCTGGGGCGACGGTATCGTCATGGGCGGCGGCATGGGGCTGCTGGCCGGGGCCTCGCATCGGGTGGTGACGCCGCGCTCGATGCTGGCGATGCCGGAGATCACCATCGGCCTCTACCCGGACGTGGGCGCGAGCTGGTTCCTGAACCGTATGCCGGGAGCCAGCGGCACCTTCCTCGGCCTGACCGGCGCCCGCCTCAACGCCAGCGACGCCCTGTTCGTCGGTCTCGCCGACCGCTTGATCGCCGCCGAACGCCGCGATGCGGTGATCGACGACCTGCTCGAGGCCGACTGGTCGCGGCCGCGCCCGGCACTCGACCGGGTGCTGCGCACGCACGCCGCCGCGAGCCGCGAGCTCGCCCCGCCCGCCGAGGTCGCCCCGCGCCAGGAGGCGATCGCCGCACTGACCGACGCCGACTGCGACGAAGACCTGATCGCCGCGGTCATCGCCGCCAGCGACAGCGACGACGCCTGGATCGCCCGCGCCGCGCGCAGCCTGGCCGCCGGCTCACCGCTCTCGGCACGGTTGATCCTGCGCCAGCTGGCGCGCTGCCGGCGGGTCTCGCTGGCCGAGGCGCTGCGCAGCGAGCTCGACCTGTCGCTGGCCTGCGCCAATCACGGCGATATCGCCGAGGGCGTGCGTGCGCTGCTGATCGACAAGGATCACGCGCCGGCCTGGCGCCACGCCCACGGCGCGGTGCCGGC
This genomic window contains:
- a CDS encoding protein kinase domain-containing protein gives rise to the protein MTSEPTGLQQFYIPEEQSVYLLSQSQARQLRAWIARCCRQLTQIGYRDVELIGKGAYGFVFAGVEAGGASHVFKFTRQNLPQAFHERLEEEAFMLEQVEHPRVPRLIAYRTLRHQAMLVMQRAPGVNLEEYSLRHGRLPARLIIAIAAQLADILRALRRDAEQGRIVVHGDIKPSNLMFDPQSGHIALIDWGSSVFAQLDAEGQFLSRHVMALMSDDLQHTNARMGDVYYIGEAQLNGALSSPRFDEQGAAATLYALASAQSSRFGRATIPATALGLPVEFARLLDAMLADDPRLARRAGDYFLAHMPRIARTRLPEVASPAETPLVPVWVRSLEQEIETVVYSSRKAFLREDARQEGRDEDALRAVNDVQLDRYYKHFMQGMGDLEKAFLVAVGRLGRYPVVGGLALRWSDAGVEVDTSLSLHESELRSAFVAAVNNMVTLARAIHRPEGVFKACLFNARRTLHIDRDDPAQPFVPEPGWAIPYEVSPTPELEDTSREHSYFEDGPDPEEFLRLPPVMIEALSRLNAIHHTGMIIFEALPNHLKIHSHYRLLDPAREGEFRQCLETLLAAVPEIDGLGISGYMKMPYKNARHFGHRAHLPEHFHPR
- a CDS encoding dihydrolipoyllysine-residue acetyltransferase produces the protein MSDFLLPDLGEGIVECEVVKWLVAEGDSIAEDQPVVEVSTDKAVMEITAPDAGRVTRLYCGEGETARVHAPLFAYVVSTDTDSAAAGPAARAPAPEAATPETEIPQPPAPQDEQTPQDEPTPQDEPATAAAKPFLLPDLGEGIVECEVVAWRVAEGEEIAEDQPVVEVSTDKAVMEITAPEAGRLAQHHCQVGESARVHTPLFTYHPATSETSTASGTTTDTAPGAAADAPQSTPLASVSRGTSAPAASPTGRRRIPASPAVRRRVRELGLTLDEIPGSGKDGRVLKEDVLAFQQRRDSAAETAQPTAERGAQNQTQARSQSPTTTAGETAAADRIEPLKGIRAVMARRMSEAAASIPHFAYGDEFDVTELLALRERLKASFAERDERLTLMPLLMKALALAVSEFPLLNCRFDADAEAIHYQPGCHIGMAVDSQSGLLVPNVKHVETLSLRQVAAEVERLTRAARDGRVAPADLKGGTISISNIGALGGTYAMPIINAPEVAIVALGRVQRLPRFDAEGRVVARSIMTVTWSGDHRVLDGGTMARFCNRWKGYLEAPESMLAELR
- a CDS encoding alpha-ketoacid dehydrogenase subunit beta → MSRMNLLQAINNALDTAMAADPRVLCFGEDVGVFGGVFRATSHLQEKYGRERCFNTPLVEQGIVGFANGLAAQGSVPVAEIQFADYIFPAFDQIVNESAKFRYRSGSLFDVGGLTIRAPYGGGIAGGHYHSQSPEAYFAHTPGLTVVVPRNPHQAKGLLLAAIRSPDPVIFFEPKRLYRAAVGEVPDEDYQLPLRQAEVIKAGEDITLLAWGAQVEVVEQAAEMAEEAGISCEIIDLRTIVPWDVETVASSVLKTGRLVVSHEAPLTGGFAAEIAATIQSRCFLYLESPIARVTGLDTPFPLTLEKEYMPGPLKVFEAIQQTMDF
- a CDS encoding thiamine pyrophosphate-dependent dehydrogenase E1 component subunit alpha, with amino-acid sequence MKTTRSTAKPVHKPVFANGDDIQIPVFTLLKPDGTLYAGAGQSSLERDTARRLYRAMLYTRVLDERMMAAQRQGRLSFYMQCTGEEAAVVGATAALDDADMIMAQYREQGALAYRGFTTEDFMDQLFGNQGDPAHGRQMPIHYGSRELYYLTISSPLATQIPQATGYAYGQKLAGQGHCTLAIFGEGAASEGDFHAALNMASVHKVPVIFLCRNNGYAISTPVTEQFAGDGVAARAFGYRMQSIRVDGNDALAVYEATREARRLAVEENEPVLIEAMTYRLAAHSSSDDPSGYRSKKEEEAWRKKDPLRRLQRWLLDRGWWEEDEERELVESLRREVLDTMKRAEKRRPPALETLVTDVYAEVPPALREQFDELVAHVRRHPEAYPRSAPWLDADQADDALRDDTSAHAGEARP
- a CDS encoding acyl-CoA dehydrogenase family protein; protein product: MDFELDADQQAYREAARQFAQREMAPNAAEWDANSVFPVDVLRQAGDLGFCGLYTPEAAGGLGLSRLDATLIIEELAQGCTSTTAFLTIHNMVNWILASYATEAVREAWLPSMLTGEKLGSYCLTEPNAGSDAASLRTRARRDGDAYVIDGNKMFISGAGDTQLLVVMARTGAPDSGAGGISAFAVPADTPGIDYGKKETKMGWNSQPTRAISFDGVRVPADHRLGDEGEGFRIAMRALDGGRINIATCSVGTAQAALTTAHRYLNEREQFGRALASFQALQFKLADMATQLVAARQMVRLAASKLDRGDPDATLYCAMAKRFATDQGFAICNEALQLHGGYGYLRDYPLERHVRDCRVHQILEGTNEIMRLVIARRLLDKDDLETLI
- a CDS encoding enoyl-CoA hydratase; the encoded protein is MTDHAADGLRLERRGAIAVLTIDNPPANTWHEGSLTALAEHLDALAAEPQPPALVITGAGDKFFSAGADLKRFSEGKATALEMATRFGRAFETLSAYPGVTIAAINGYAMGGGLECALACDIRIAERQAKLALPEAKVGLLPCAGGTQHLPWLVGEGWAKRIILCGERIDAERALSIGLVEELVDAGQALPTALALAEQSGGQSPDALIRCKRLIMNARDHGMPHGYRMERELFMELFDTAAPGEGIGAFLDKRPPRWREAPTSGAADDTGEGDQA
- a CDS encoding enoyl-CoA hydratase/isomerase family protein; this encodes MSAPVQFDTLATADGHRLGRIVLDAPKSLNALSLEMIEAIQAQIDAWAADPEIVALWLEGAGDKAFCAGGDVVALYHAIAEGRTGRDPEAADGAVARYFTHEYRLDHALHTYPKPIVAWGDGIVMGGGMGLLAGASHRVVTPRSMLAMPEITIGLYPDVGASWFLNRMPGASGTFLGLTGARLNASDALFVGLADRLIAAERRDAVIDDLLEADWSRPRPALDRVLRTHAAASRELAPPAEVAPRQEAIAALTDADCDEDLIAAVIAASDSDDAWIARAARSLAAGSPLSARLILRQLARCRRVSLAEALRSELDLSLACANHGDIAEGVRALLIDKDHAPAWRHAHGAVPAADLEACLAPAWPRQAHPLRDLHDHVIG